In Bombus pyrosoma isolate SC7728 linkage group LG2, ASM1482585v1, whole genome shotgun sequence, a genomic segment contains:
- the LOC122572131 gene encoding proton channel OtopLc isoform X8 — MSFIYAKLLVVVCIAYVISEVVTHKLPLYYYEGFFTYLYGVSILFLLYVFCFLLQESACCSRGSDTPPPPPRPPKPPKEPKEKNKKKDKKDKEQKSSKNKKEYQDAADVEAGVATRALRKRKTSQNDQSHGSFFLRIGAIAFGLGTMVYNGLEFGTFFEVPPTSPCYQILQGVNPVLQMIFTFMQMYFIFMNSRLNIHRFKVIARFGLMHVVATNLCVWIRTLVLESIKEITKHHQKMGQVEAGILESIKQHSMRNAGAILGTAPRDVALLREAPLTATRSSTVSTSVASTIAASLGRVMRTTARAIARAVTTPTSTTTTGWNPPISTTTSTSTPQPSLTTTTANTLSTFLTTFTSKATTEERTTPTTPSTTTTTTTTTTTTPSTTFSSFFIELFDAPQAENKEEIHQIFDVNNQTNSSEYWSPNFGAYAEALTDEEIASNSCGRVNIMGTIVQDAEPYLFPFIIEYSLIGAAVIYVMWKHIGRHPRWPHQVEADLERRLEAMLSRRAVALAHAGHTRVDCVGASKGLFFGLLLLVGSLICLILFFVLIHHPDFGLVAIYLADVSHCVLMVLSIVAIIVGFIRVQSLKFKAEEQSDLNDILLRVSGFGLFVYAVFSVIAGSLAAFTHEPNLLVMVTGLLSVAQVILQMLFIADVSRRRVHLPEHDRSKPGRQVVTFLLICNLTMWVIYTFESQKVMANPVQLDFYGFLAWAIVQRVTLPLCIFHRFHSAVTFAEIWKTSYKARLD; from the exons ATGAGTTTCATCTACGCGAAACTACTGGTGGTGGTATGCATCGCTTATGTGATAAGCGAGGTGGTCACGCACAAACTGCCCCTGTATTACTACGAGGGATTCTTCACGTATCTGTACGGTGTTAGCATCTTATTCCTGTTGTACGTGTTCTGCTTTCTACTTCAAGAAAGCGCCTGCTGCTCGAGAGGCAGCGACacaccaccgccaccgccgAGGCCACCGAAACCACCTAAGGAACCGAAggagaaaaacaagaaaaaggacaaaaaGGACAAAGAGCAGAAGtcgtcgaaaaataaaaaagagtaCCAG gACGCCGCTGATGTGGAGGCTGGCGTGGCCACACGGGCTCTGCGGAAGCGGAAGACTTCGCAAAACGACCAGAGTCATGGAAGCTTTTTCCTCAGAATCGGAGCAATTG CTTTCGGCTTGGGTACGATGGTCTACAATGGTTTAGAATTCGGCACATTTTTCGAGGTACCACCTACGTCACCGTGTTACCAGATTCTTCAGGGTGTGAATCCGGTTCTGCAAATGATTTTCACGTTCATGCAGATGTATTTCATCTTCATGAACTCGAGG CTCAACATTCATCGGTTCAAAGTGATCGCGCGTTTCGGGCTGATGCACGTGGTGGCTACCAATCTTTGCGTCTGGATTCGTACGTTGGTATTGGAAAGCATCAAGGAGATCACGAAGCATCATCAGAAAATGGGTCAAGTCGAAGCGGGCATTCTTG agaGCATCAAACAACACTCGATGAGAAACGCGGGAGCCATATTGGGAACAGCGCCTCGGGATGTGGCTCTTTTGCGCGAGGCGCCATTAACCGCCACGAGGTCATCGACCGTTTCAACGTCGGTCGCAAGCACGATAGCTGCCTCGTTGGGTCGAGTGATGAGAACGACGGCAAGGGCGATCGCGAGAGCTGTCACGACCCCAACGTCGACCACTACTACCGGCTGGAACCCTCCGATCTCAACGACTACTTCCACCTCGACTCCCCAGCCGAGTTTGACTACAACCACTGCCAACACTTTGTCCACTTTCCTAACTACGTTCACGTCGAAAGCCACCACCGAGGAAAGGACAACGCCGACTACTCCCAGTACAACCACCACAACCACCACCACTACCACTACCACACCGTCCACCACTTTCTCGTCTTTCTTCATAGAACTGTTTGACGCTCCTCAGGCCGAAAACAAGGAAGag ataCATCAAATCTTCGATGTGAATAACCAGACAAATAGCAGCGAATATTGGAGCCCGAATTTCGGAGCCTACGCGGAGGCATTAACGGACGAGGAGATCGCATCGAATTCGTGCGGCCGAGTCAATATCATGGGAACTATCGTGCAAGACGCAGAACCGTATCTGTTTCCATTCATTATCGAGTACAGTTTGATCGGCGCCGCTGTGATTTACGTCATGTGGAAACACATTGGACGACATCCTCGTTGGCCGCATCAAGTGGAAGCAGACCTTGAGCGCCGCCTCGAGGCTATGCTGTCTCGAAGAGCCGTCGCTTTGGCTCATGCag GTCACACAAGGGTGGACTGTGTAGGAGCGAGCAAAGGACTATTCTTCGGCCTGTTGCTGCTGGTTGGCTCCCTCATCTGCTTGATCCTCTTCTTCGTGCTGATCCATCACCCGGACTTCGGTCTCGTCGCCATTTACCTAGCAGACGTCTCCCATTGCGTGTTGATGGTCCTGTCAATCGTCGCCATAATCGTCGGATTTATACGGGTGCAGAGCTTGAAATTCAAAGCCGAAGAGCAAAGCGACCTGAACGACATCCTTCTTCGCGTTTCTGGCTTCGGCCTGTTCGTCTACGCGGTGTTCAGCGTGATTGCCGGCTCCTTAGCAGCGTTCACGCACGAACCCAATCTTCTGGTGATGGTGACCGGTCTTCTGTCGGTCGCCCAGGTGATCCTTCAGATGCTGTTCATCGCGGACGTTTCTCGTAGAAGGGTTCACCTGCCGGAGCACGATCGCAGCAAGCCTGGCCGACAGGTAGTCACCTTCCTGTTGATCTGCAACCTGACCATGTGGGTCATCTACACGTTCGAGTCGCAGAAAGTGATGGCGAACCCGGTGCAGCTCGATTTCTACGGGTTCCTCGCCTGGGCCATCGTGCAGAGGGTCACTCTGCCGCTCTGCATCTTCCACAGGTTCCACAGCGCGGTCACGTTCGCGGAGATCTGGAAGACCAGCTATAAAGCGCGTCTCGACTAG
- the LOC122572131 gene encoding proton channel OtopLc isoform X5 — MQRCPYLHEMKERLLSQPTPTDSLDMERVDGTPVKEPNLHNDYPAHANPGVIPDPPEMPPDSLIGTVVKLNSDGYGSHTSPAHARQPLVPQNANNPPLCLTPTHSGPATGTLPKNAKTSLFIIMSFIYAKLLVVVCIAYVISEVVTHKLPLYYYEGFFTYLYGVSILFLLYVFCFLLQESACCSRGSDTPPPPPRPPKPPKEPKEKNKKKDKKDKEQKSSKNKKEYQDAADVEAGVATRALRKRKTSQNDQSHGSFFLRIGAIAFGLGTMVYNGLEFGTFFEVPPTSPCYQILQGVNPVLQMIFTFMQMYFIFMNSRLNIHRFKVIARFGLMHVVATNLCVWIRTLVLESIKEITKHHQKMGQVEAGILESIKQHSMRNAGAILGTAPRDVALLREAPLTATRSSTVSTSVASTIAASLGRVMRTTARAIARAVTTPTSTTTTGWNPPISTTTSTSTPQPSLTTTTANTLSTFLTTFTSKATTEERTTPTTPSTTTTTTTTTTTTPSTTFSSFFIELFDAPQAENKEEIHQIFDVNNQTNSSEYWSPNFGAYAEALTDEEIASNSCGRVNIMGTIVQDAEPYLFPFIIEYSLIGAAVIYVMWKHIGRHPRWPHQVEADLERRLEAMLSRRAVALAHAGHTRVDCVGASKGLFFGLLLLVGSLICLILFFVLIHHPDFGLVAIYLADVSHCVLMVLSIVAIIVGFIRVQSLKFKAEEQSDLNDILLRVSGFGLFVYAVFSVIAGSLAAFTHEPNLLVMVTGLLSVAQVILQMLFIADVSRRRVHLPEHDRSKPGRQVVTFLLICNLTMWVIYTFESQKVMANPVQLDFYGFLAWAIVQRVTLPLCIFHRFHSAVTFAEIWKTSYKARLD, encoded by the exons ATGCAGCGGTGTCCGTATCTGCACGAGATGAAGGAGCGCCTGCTCTCGCAGCCGACACCGACCGACAGCCTGGACATGGAGCGGGTCGACGGCACTCCTGTCAAGGAGCCCAATCTTCACAACGATTATCCTGCCCACGCCAACCCCGGAGTGATACCGGATCCTCCGGAAATGCCGCCTGATTCGCTCATCGGCACGGTCGTCAAG CTGAATTCAGACGGTTACGGTTCGCACACGTCACCGGCTCACGCGAGGCAACCCCTGGTGCCTCAGAACGCGAACAATCCACCCCTCTGCCTCACCCCCACGCATTCTGGCCCAGCGACTGGCACACTGCCAAAGAACGCAAA GACGTCGCTGTTCATTATCATGAGTTTCATCTACGCGAAACTACTGGTGGTGGTATGCATCGCTTATGTGATAAGCGAGGTGGTCACGCACAAACTGCCCCTGTATTACTACGAGGGATTCTTCACGTATCTGTACGGTGTTAGCATCTTATTCCTGTTGTACGTGTTCTGCTTTCTACTTCAAGAAAGCGCCTGCTGCTCGAGAGGCAGCGACacaccaccgccaccgccgAGGCCACCGAAACCACCTAAGGAACCGAAggagaaaaacaagaaaaaggacaaaaaGGACAAAGAGCAGAAGtcgtcgaaaaataaaaaagagtaCCAG gACGCCGCTGATGTGGAGGCTGGCGTGGCCACACGGGCTCTGCGGAAGCGGAAGACTTCGCAAAACGACCAGAGTCATGGAAGCTTTTTCCTCAGAATCGGAGCAATTG CTTTCGGCTTGGGTACGATGGTCTACAATGGTTTAGAATTCGGCACATTTTTCGAGGTACCACCTACGTCACCGTGTTACCAGATTCTTCAGGGTGTGAATCCGGTTCTGCAAATGATTTTCACGTTCATGCAGATGTATTTCATCTTCATGAACTCGAGG CTCAACATTCATCGGTTCAAAGTGATCGCGCGTTTCGGGCTGATGCACGTGGTGGCTACCAATCTTTGCGTCTGGATTCGTACGTTGGTATTGGAAAGCATCAAGGAGATCACGAAGCATCATCAGAAAATGGGTCAAGTCGAAGCGGGCATTCTTG agaGCATCAAACAACACTCGATGAGAAACGCGGGAGCCATATTGGGAACAGCGCCTCGGGATGTGGCTCTTTTGCGCGAGGCGCCATTAACCGCCACGAGGTCATCGACCGTTTCAACGTCGGTCGCAAGCACGATAGCTGCCTCGTTGGGTCGAGTGATGAGAACGACGGCAAGGGCGATCGCGAGAGCTGTCACGACCCCAACGTCGACCACTACTACCGGCTGGAACCCTCCGATCTCAACGACTACTTCCACCTCGACTCCCCAGCCGAGTTTGACTACAACCACTGCCAACACTTTGTCCACTTTCCTAACTACGTTCACGTCGAAAGCCACCACCGAGGAAAGGACAACGCCGACTACTCCCAGTACAACCACCACAACCACCACCACTACCACTACCACACCGTCCACCACTTTCTCGTCTTTCTTCATAGAACTGTTTGACGCTCCTCAGGCCGAAAACAAGGAAGag ataCATCAAATCTTCGATGTGAATAACCAGACAAATAGCAGCGAATATTGGAGCCCGAATTTCGGAGCCTACGCGGAGGCATTAACGGACGAGGAGATCGCATCGAATTCGTGCGGCCGAGTCAATATCATGGGAACTATCGTGCAAGACGCAGAACCGTATCTGTTTCCATTCATTATCGAGTACAGTTTGATCGGCGCCGCTGTGATTTACGTCATGTGGAAACACATTGGACGACATCCTCGTTGGCCGCATCAAGTGGAAGCAGACCTTGAGCGCCGCCTCGAGGCTATGCTGTCTCGAAGAGCCGTCGCTTTGGCTCATGCag GTCACACAAGGGTGGACTGTGTAGGAGCGAGCAAAGGACTATTCTTCGGCCTGTTGCTGCTGGTTGGCTCCCTCATCTGCTTGATCCTCTTCTTCGTGCTGATCCATCACCCGGACTTCGGTCTCGTCGCCATTTACCTAGCAGACGTCTCCCATTGCGTGTTGATGGTCCTGTCAATCGTCGCCATAATCGTCGGATTTATACGGGTGCAGAGCTTGAAATTCAAAGCCGAAGAGCAAAGCGACCTGAACGACATCCTTCTTCGCGTTTCTGGCTTCGGCCTGTTCGTCTACGCGGTGTTCAGCGTGATTGCCGGCTCCTTAGCAGCGTTCACGCACGAACCCAATCTTCTGGTGATGGTGACCGGTCTTCTGTCGGTCGCCCAGGTGATCCTTCAGATGCTGTTCATCGCGGACGTTTCTCGTAGAAGGGTTCACCTGCCGGAGCACGATCGCAGCAAGCCTGGCCGACAGGTAGTCACCTTCCTGTTGATCTGCAACCTGACCATGTGGGTCATCTACACGTTCGAGTCGCAGAAAGTGATGGCGAACCCGGTGCAGCTCGATTTCTACGGGTTCCTCGCCTGGGCCATCGTGCAGAGGGTCACTCTGCCGCTCTGCATCTTCCACAGGTTCCACAGCGCGGTCACGTTCGCGGAGATCTGGAAGACCAGCTATAAAGCGCGTCTCGACTAG
- the LOC122572131 gene encoding proton channel OtopLc isoform X1 produces the protein MERELAVGTATPRRHPDARSDRSVIGEQTSCRRVRVRILYQPYSHTDRPKSNSEEMQRCPYLHEMKERLLSQPTPTDSLDMERVDGTPVKEPNLHNDYPAHANPGVIPDPPEMPPDSLIGTVVKLNSDGYGSHTSPAHARQPLVPQNANNPPLCLTPTHSGPATGTLPKNAKTSLFIIMSFIYAKLLVVVCIAYVISEVVTHKLPLYYYEGFFTYLYGVSILFLLYVFCFLLQESACCSRGSDTPPPPPRPPKPPKEPKEKNKKKDKKDKEQKSSKNKKEYQDAADVEAGVATRALRKRKTSQNDQSHGSFFLRIGAIAFGLGTMVYNGLEFGTFFEVPPTSPCYQILQGVNPVLQMIFTFMQMYFIFMNSRLNIHRFKVIARFGLMHVVATNLCVWIRTLVLESIKEITKHHQKMGQVEAGILESIKQHSMRNAGAILGTAPRDVALLREAPLTATRSSTVSTSVASTIAASLGRVMRTTARAIARAVTTPTSTTTTGWNPPISTTTSTSTPQPSLTTTTANTLSTFLTTFTSKATTEERTTPTTPSTTTTTTTTTTTTPSTTFSSFFIELFDAPQAENKEEIHQIFDVNNQTNSSEYWSPNFGAYAEALTDEEIASNSCGRVNIMGTIVQDAEPYLFPFIIEYSLIGAAVIYVMWKHIGRHPRWPHQVEADLERRLEAMLSRRAVALAHAGHTRVDCVGASKGLFFGLLLLVGSLICLILFFVLIHHPDFGLVAIYLADVSHCVLMVLSIVAIIVGFIRVQSLKFKAEEQSDLNDILLRVSGFGLFVYAVFSVIAGSLAAFTHEPNLLVMVTGLLSVAQVILQMLFIADVSRRRVHLPEHDRSKPGRQVVTFLLICNLTMWVIYTFESQKVMANPVQLDFYGFLAWAIVQRVTLPLCIFHRFHSAVTFAEIWKTSYKARLD, from the exons ATCGACCGAAAAGTAACTCCGAAGAGATGCAGCGGTGTCCGTATCTGCACGAGATGAAGGAGCGCCTGCTCTCGCAGCCGACACCGACCGACAGCCTGGACATGGAGCGGGTCGACGGCACTCCTGTCAAGGAGCCCAATCTTCACAACGATTATCCTGCCCACGCCAACCCCGGAGTGATACCGGATCCTCCGGAAATGCCGCCTGATTCGCTCATCGGCACGGTCGTCAAG CTGAATTCAGACGGTTACGGTTCGCACACGTCACCGGCTCACGCGAGGCAACCCCTGGTGCCTCAGAACGCGAACAATCCACCCCTCTGCCTCACCCCCACGCATTCTGGCCCAGCGACTGGCACACTGCCAAAGAACGCAAA GACGTCGCTGTTCATTATCATGAGTTTCATCTACGCGAAACTACTGGTGGTGGTATGCATCGCTTATGTGATAAGCGAGGTGGTCACGCACAAACTGCCCCTGTATTACTACGAGGGATTCTTCACGTATCTGTACGGTGTTAGCATCTTATTCCTGTTGTACGTGTTCTGCTTTCTACTTCAAGAAAGCGCCTGCTGCTCGAGAGGCAGCGACacaccaccgccaccgccgAGGCCACCGAAACCACCTAAGGAACCGAAggagaaaaacaagaaaaaggacaaaaaGGACAAAGAGCAGAAGtcgtcgaaaaataaaaaagagtaCCAG gACGCCGCTGATGTGGAGGCTGGCGTGGCCACACGGGCTCTGCGGAAGCGGAAGACTTCGCAAAACGACCAGAGTCATGGAAGCTTTTTCCTCAGAATCGGAGCAATTG CTTTCGGCTTGGGTACGATGGTCTACAATGGTTTAGAATTCGGCACATTTTTCGAGGTACCACCTACGTCACCGTGTTACCAGATTCTTCAGGGTGTGAATCCGGTTCTGCAAATGATTTTCACGTTCATGCAGATGTATTTCATCTTCATGAACTCGAGG CTCAACATTCATCGGTTCAAAGTGATCGCGCGTTTCGGGCTGATGCACGTGGTGGCTACCAATCTTTGCGTCTGGATTCGTACGTTGGTATTGGAAAGCATCAAGGAGATCACGAAGCATCATCAGAAAATGGGTCAAGTCGAAGCGGGCATTCTTG agaGCATCAAACAACACTCGATGAGAAACGCGGGAGCCATATTGGGAACAGCGCCTCGGGATGTGGCTCTTTTGCGCGAGGCGCCATTAACCGCCACGAGGTCATCGACCGTTTCAACGTCGGTCGCAAGCACGATAGCTGCCTCGTTGGGTCGAGTGATGAGAACGACGGCAAGGGCGATCGCGAGAGCTGTCACGACCCCAACGTCGACCACTACTACCGGCTGGAACCCTCCGATCTCAACGACTACTTCCACCTCGACTCCCCAGCCGAGTTTGACTACAACCACTGCCAACACTTTGTCCACTTTCCTAACTACGTTCACGTCGAAAGCCACCACCGAGGAAAGGACAACGCCGACTACTCCCAGTACAACCACCACAACCACCACCACTACCACTACCACACCGTCCACCACTTTCTCGTCTTTCTTCATAGAACTGTTTGACGCTCCTCAGGCCGAAAACAAGGAAGag ataCATCAAATCTTCGATGTGAATAACCAGACAAATAGCAGCGAATATTGGAGCCCGAATTTCGGAGCCTACGCGGAGGCATTAACGGACGAGGAGATCGCATCGAATTCGTGCGGCCGAGTCAATATCATGGGAACTATCGTGCAAGACGCAGAACCGTATCTGTTTCCATTCATTATCGAGTACAGTTTGATCGGCGCCGCTGTGATTTACGTCATGTGGAAACACATTGGACGACATCCTCGTTGGCCGCATCAAGTGGAAGCAGACCTTGAGCGCCGCCTCGAGGCTATGCTGTCTCGAAGAGCCGTCGCTTTGGCTCATGCag GTCACACAAGGGTGGACTGTGTAGGAGCGAGCAAAGGACTATTCTTCGGCCTGTTGCTGCTGGTTGGCTCCCTCATCTGCTTGATCCTCTTCTTCGTGCTGATCCATCACCCGGACTTCGGTCTCGTCGCCATTTACCTAGCAGACGTCTCCCATTGCGTGTTGATGGTCCTGTCAATCGTCGCCATAATCGTCGGATTTATACGGGTGCAGAGCTTGAAATTCAAAGCCGAAGAGCAAAGCGACCTGAACGACATCCTTCTTCGCGTTTCTGGCTTCGGCCTGTTCGTCTACGCGGTGTTCAGCGTGATTGCCGGCTCCTTAGCAGCGTTCACGCACGAACCCAATCTTCTGGTGATGGTGACCGGTCTTCTGTCGGTCGCCCAGGTGATCCTTCAGATGCTGTTCATCGCGGACGTTTCTCGTAGAAGGGTTCACCTGCCGGAGCACGATCGCAGCAAGCCTGGCCGACAGGTAGTCACCTTCCTGTTGATCTGCAACCTGACCATGTGGGTCATCTACACGTTCGAGTCGCAGAAAGTGATGGCGAACCCGGTGCAGCTCGATTTCTACGGGTTCCTCGCCTGGGCCATCGTGCAGAGGGTCACTCTGCCGCTCTGCATCTTCCACAGGTTCCACAGCGCGGTCACGTTCGCGGAGATCTGGAAGACCAGCTATAAAGCGCGTCTCGACTAG
- the LOC122572131 gene encoding proton channel OtopLc isoform X3 encodes MDAVMSNRPKSNSEEMQRCPYLHEMKERLLSQPTPTDSLDMERVDGTPVKEPNLHNDYPAHANPGVIPDPPEMPPDSLIGTVVKLNSDGYGSHTSPAHARQPLVPQNANNPPLCLTPTHSGPATGTLPKNAKTSLFIIMSFIYAKLLVVVCIAYVISEVVTHKLPLYYYEGFFTYLYGVSILFLLYVFCFLLQESACCSRGSDTPPPPPRPPKPPKEPKEKNKKKDKKDKEQKSSKNKKEYQDAADVEAGVATRALRKRKTSQNDQSHGSFFLRIGAIAFGLGTMVYNGLEFGTFFEVPPTSPCYQILQGVNPVLQMIFTFMQMYFIFMNSRLNIHRFKVIARFGLMHVVATNLCVWIRTLVLESIKEITKHHQKMGQVEAGILESIKQHSMRNAGAILGTAPRDVALLREAPLTATRSSTVSTSVASTIAASLGRVMRTTARAIARAVTTPTSTTTTGWNPPISTTTSTSTPQPSLTTTTANTLSTFLTTFTSKATTEERTTPTTPSTTTTTTTTTTTTPSTTFSSFFIELFDAPQAENKEEIHQIFDVNNQTNSSEYWSPNFGAYAEALTDEEIASNSCGRVNIMGTIVQDAEPYLFPFIIEYSLIGAAVIYVMWKHIGRHPRWPHQVEADLERRLEAMLSRRAVALAHAGHTRVDCVGASKGLFFGLLLLVGSLICLILFFVLIHHPDFGLVAIYLADVSHCVLMVLSIVAIIVGFIRVQSLKFKAEEQSDLNDILLRVSGFGLFVYAVFSVIAGSLAAFTHEPNLLVMVTGLLSVAQVILQMLFIADVSRRRVHLPEHDRSKPGRQVVTFLLICNLTMWVIYTFESQKVMANPVQLDFYGFLAWAIVQRVTLPLCIFHRFHSAVTFAEIWKTSYKARLD; translated from the exons ATCGACCGAAAAGTAACTCCGAAGAGATGCAGCGGTGTCCGTATCTGCACGAGATGAAGGAGCGCCTGCTCTCGCAGCCGACACCGACCGACAGCCTGGACATGGAGCGGGTCGACGGCACTCCTGTCAAGGAGCCCAATCTTCACAACGATTATCCTGCCCACGCCAACCCCGGAGTGATACCGGATCCTCCGGAAATGCCGCCTGATTCGCTCATCGGCACGGTCGTCAAG CTGAATTCAGACGGTTACGGTTCGCACACGTCACCGGCTCACGCGAGGCAACCCCTGGTGCCTCAGAACGCGAACAATCCACCCCTCTGCCTCACCCCCACGCATTCTGGCCCAGCGACTGGCACACTGCCAAAGAACGCAAA GACGTCGCTGTTCATTATCATGAGTTTCATCTACGCGAAACTACTGGTGGTGGTATGCATCGCTTATGTGATAAGCGAGGTGGTCACGCACAAACTGCCCCTGTATTACTACGAGGGATTCTTCACGTATCTGTACGGTGTTAGCATCTTATTCCTGTTGTACGTGTTCTGCTTTCTACTTCAAGAAAGCGCCTGCTGCTCGAGAGGCAGCGACacaccaccgccaccgccgAGGCCACCGAAACCACCTAAGGAACCGAAggagaaaaacaagaaaaaggacaaaaaGGACAAAGAGCAGAAGtcgtcgaaaaataaaaaagagtaCCAG gACGCCGCTGATGTGGAGGCTGGCGTGGCCACACGGGCTCTGCGGAAGCGGAAGACTTCGCAAAACGACCAGAGTCATGGAAGCTTTTTCCTCAGAATCGGAGCAATTG CTTTCGGCTTGGGTACGATGGTCTACAATGGTTTAGAATTCGGCACATTTTTCGAGGTACCACCTACGTCACCGTGTTACCAGATTCTTCAGGGTGTGAATCCGGTTCTGCAAATGATTTTCACGTTCATGCAGATGTATTTCATCTTCATGAACTCGAGG CTCAACATTCATCGGTTCAAAGTGATCGCGCGTTTCGGGCTGATGCACGTGGTGGCTACCAATCTTTGCGTCTGGATTCGTACGTTGGTATTGGAAAGCATCAAGGAGATCACGAAGCATCATCAGAAAATGGGTCAAGTCGAAGCGGGCATTCTTG agaGCATCAAACAACACTCGATGAGAAACGCGGGAGCCATATTGGGAACAGCGCCTCGGGATGTGGCTCTTTTGCGCGAGGCGCCATTAACCGCCACGAGGTCATCGACCGTTTCAACGTCGGTCGCAAGCACGATAGCTGCCTCGTTGGGTCGAGTGATGAGAACGACGGCAAGGGCGATCGCGAGAGCTGTCACGACCCCAACGTCGACCACTACTACCGGCTGGAACCCTCCGATCTCAACGACTACTTCCACCTCGACTCCCCAGCCGAGTTTGACTACAACCACTGCCAACACTTTGTCCACTTTCCTAACTACGTTCACGTCGAAAGCCACCACCGAGGAAAGGACAACGCCGACTACTCCCAGTACAACCACCACAACCACCACCACTACCACTACCACACCGTCCACCACTTTCTCGTCTTTCTTCATAGAACTGTTTGACGCTCCTCAGGCCGAAAACAAGGAAGag ataCATCAAATCTTCGATGTGAATAACCAGACAAATAGCAGCGAATATTGGAGCCCGAATTTCGGAGCCTACGCGGAGGCATTAACGGACGAGGAGATCGCATCGAATTCGTGCGGCCGAGTCAATATCATGGGAACTATCGTGCAAGACGCAGAACCGTATCTGTTTCCATTCATTATCGAGTACAGTTTGATCGGCGCCGCTGTGATTTACGTCATGTGGAAACACATTGGACGACATCCTCGTTGGCCGCATCAAGTGGAAGCAGACCTTGAGCGCCGCCTCGAGGCTATGCTGTCTCGAAGAGCCGTCGCTTTGGCTCATGCag GTCACACAAGGGTGGACTGTGTAGGAGCGAGCAAAGGACTATTCTTCGGCCTGTTGCTGCTGGTTGGCTCCCTCATCTGCTTGATCCTCTTCTTCGTGCTGATCCATCACCCGGACTTCGGTCTCGTCGCCATTTACCTAGCAGACGTCTCCCATTGCGTGTTGATGGTCCTGTCAATCGTCGCCATAATCGTCGGATTTATACGGGTGCAGAGCTTGAAATTCAAAGCCGAAGAGCAAAGCGACCTGAACGACATCCTTCTTCGCGTTTCTGGCTTCGGCCTGTTCGTCTACGCGGTGTTCAGCGTGATTGCCGGCTCCTTAGCAGCGTTCACGCACGAACCCAATCTTCTGGTGATGGTGACCGGTCTTCTGTCGGTCGCCCAGGTGATCCTTCAGATGCTGTTCATCGCGGACGTTTCTCGTAGAAGGGTTCACCTGCCGGAGCACGATCGCAGCAAGCCTGGCCGACAGGTAGTCACCTTCCTGTTGATCTGCAACCTGACCATGTGGGTCATCTACACGTTCGAGTCGCAGAAAGTGATGGCGAACCCGGTGCAGCTCGATTTCTACGGGTTCCTCGCCTGGGCCATCGTGCAGAGGGTCACTCTGCCGCTCTGCATCTTCCACAGGTTCCACAGCGCGGTCACGTTCGCGGAGATCTGGAAGACCAGCTATAAAGCGCGTCTCGACTAG